The following DNA comes from Castanea sativa cultivar Marrone di Chiusa Pesio chromosome 10, ASM4071231v1.
CTAGGAAGgagttttacacatatatactcttaaattaggctaaagtagaatttctattttatatcgaaaataaaatttattatttattatttgatatttatgatcatatttttaaatgaaattactCTCCATTAATAAGGATTCTCCTCTATAAAAGACATCATTTATAGAGGAGAATTCTCAATGTAGATAAATATCAAAGGTTAAGAATctaaataaacataattaaatattataaagttTTATGCACACGTAGATATATATACACTACAAACATGAAAAATCCTGACCAGAAGCCACGTGTGTACATCTCAGCACTCTCTCACACAATGGTTGAACACTGAGAAGTATTCGGGTCAAACAGTGCTGGCAACAAGTACTTTCTCCCACTCACACCAAAACCATTATAGCTCGCACCCGTTACCGAATCCACCAAAAGCTCCCCAGCGTAACCCGGATAGGCTCCTTTACCGTACACACCAGGACAAGCAGAAGCCGCTTCGAGTGGCGCGCCAGCGGAGCCGATGAAGTAGCCGTTGCCAAATGGGTTCGTCACGGTTCCAGCCAATAGGCTCGCTAAATTTACGATCATGCCATCTAACCCCACGTCCCCATTGGGTGCACCCAGTGGTGTGGTCTGTGGTCCGTATATGGGTTTGTGAAATGGCCATGCGCATTGACCTGGGCACTGAGTCACCGAGTTGCCGATCCAGATGAAAGCGGATTCGAGCTTTGTGTCAGAGCCGTGGAACCCACAGTTACTCATGCAAAAACCTTCGACTGCCACGTCTTGAGCTGTGAGAACTAAGGTCAACCCTCCGGGTTTTGAGTTGGCCACGTGTGCCAGCTCGGAAATCTGggatttctttaattttttaccaATGGAGTAGTTATTGTCTGAGACTTGGTTTGCTAAGACAACGTTGGTTTGTTTCTTTCCAGCTTTTTTCATGTAAATTTGGATAGTATTCCACCAATTAGAGACTGAGggattttgtgtttgttgtttttggttttgtgggTTTAGAGAGACAAGAAAGTCTGAGACAATGGATTTCTGGGCTGGTGAGAAATCTCCGTACCAAAGAATGGAAATTGGGAGGTTTCCTTCAAGCAAAGCTCCATTGTGGTATGTTAGAGACATGGGTGGTGGTTGGTAAAGAGAATTAAGCTTCCTTGTGCCCAAACACAAGTTGATCAAGCTTAGCTGAACAAGGACGAGTAGAGTAATTTGAGAGAAACCCATTTTAGAGATTGAGAATGAGAGATTTTGAAGTAGGAAATAGTTGAGAAGTGTTTTTAGTTTGAGTGGTGTGGGATTTGGTGAAGAGGGAAGTGAATATATATAGGTGGGTGGGTGGGTTCATGCACTGGACTAGTGGTGGCTTATCTGTAGCTTTCATTAGCAACTTCGTGGTCCTAAAAGACTAAAACCACAGTATTAATCACGAGAAACTTATAAACATAAGATAAAAAGAGGGGCATTTGGGGAGAATATTTCATTCTTTTAGGCATTTTCTGtgttaagattaaaaaaaactttgatgaCGCTAGCTAAACTATAATTTATTTCTCAGCCAGCAGAACTTCATGCATGGAGCTGGTatagtttgaagtttgaagagtGAAAATTGGTGGATCACGAGGGATATAGCATTGGTTTGCATGTGTTGGAGCTTTGAAGCTCTTTCCTAGGTGATTTTTAAATTACGCCTAAATTTCTGAAATTTCTCGGACCGAGAgtgacctttttttttactgCGAGATATAATACGTGTTCAAtacttttataatatttttataacaaattttaaatgataggctattattaattgttattattaaagtgaaaaaatatttttatgtaagatttaaatttgaactaatactAATTAACTATCTAtggtttattataaaaatactgtagatttaacattttttattattattattgttatctTTAATAATAAGCCACTTTAATAGGATAGCTGTTTGATGGACAGGTGTTACTCATTCCTCAATATTGTTATGCATGCATACAACTTAGGCACCCCACCAGGGTTCCTCTACTTCTCGAAATTAGTGAGCGTACTATTTAGTTGTCATTCTTGACTTGTTAACAATATGCCTTGTATCCAAATTCTTGAGTTTTTAAATAAGATGCCTTCGTATGCAAATTCTTCTTCCTAATATTTATTTAGGGCAAGCACAAGTAATTACTCTGTGTTAAACGAGTATAATAAATGTGTACATAATAAATCCATGATGGAATTTGCTAATACGATAGAACTTGCATACATTTTTATATCGAAATCTCATAGCATTAAAAAATTACGTAGTAGACACAttcttaagtttttttaaagagtCAAATTAACTAGTGTTGTTAAGatattaattaacaatttattttaagaaaattttgacactacttttatggaaaataaaaaaagttattaaaatattaattattattttttcgtaaatttttttttaaaaatgaattagtAATCAATACTTTAAGGGTATTcgttaatattttctttttaaaaaaaatgaaaaatatttgccCACCAAAGTCTACTTGTTATactgtttttataatttttctcatttgaTTAAAACAATATATAGATGGTCATTTGAATGGTTACATAGTTagaggattttaaaaaaaaataaattaatttaaaggaaaattttgtcatttccTTAAAGTGTGgcactaactttttttttttataaaaaaagaccCACCTATTATGAACAG
Coding sequences within:
- the LOC142613862 gene encoding protein PHOSPHATE-INDUCED 1-like, with amino-acid sequence MGFSQITLLVLVQLSLINLCLGTRKLNSLYQPPPMSLTYHNGALLEGNLPISILWYGDFSPAQKSIVSDFLVSLNPQNQKQQTQNPSVSNWWNTIQIYMKKAGKKQTNVVLANQVSDNNYSIGKKLKKSQISELAHVANSKPGGLTLVLTAQDVAVEGFCMSNCGFHGSDTKLESAFIWIGNSVTQCPGQCAWPFHKPIYGPQTTPLGAPNGDVGLDGMIVNLASLLAGTVTNPFGNGYFIGSAGAPLEAASACPGVYGKGAYPGYAGELLVDSVTGASYNGFGVSGRKYLLPALFDPNTSQCSTIV